A stretch of Carnobacteriaceae bacterium zg-C25 DNA encodes these proteins:
- a CDS encoding rhodanese-related sulfurtransferase: MSEKIRVLLYYKYVAIENAEQYAKEHLEFCKSIGLKGRILIADEGINGTVSGDYETTQKYMDYVHANPLFSDLWFKIDEEDEQAFKKMFVRYKKEIVHLGLEDNDFDKDINPLETTGAYLSPQEFKEALLDENTVVLDTRNDYEYDLGHFRGAIRPDIRNFRELPQWVRDNKEKFMDKRVVVYCTGGVRCEKFSGWMVREGYKDVGQLHGGIATYGKDPEVQGELWDGKMYVFDERISVDINHVNPVIIGKDWFDGTPCERYVNCGNPYCNRQMLTSVENEHKYLRGCSHECRVHPRNRYVEENNLTAEDVIARLAAIGEELPTLA; the protein is encoded by the coding sequence ATGTCAGAAAAAATTAGAGTGTTGCTATACTATAAATATGTTGCAATTGAAAATGCTGAACAATATGCAAAAGAACATTTAGAATTTTGTAAATCAATCGGTCTAAAAGGTCGTATTTTAATTGCCGATGAAGGTATCAATGGGACAGTTTCAGGTGATTATGAAACAACACAAAAATATATGGATTACGTTCATGCCAATCCGTTGTTTAGTGATTTATGGTTTAAAATTGATGAAGAAGATGAGCAAGCATTCAAAAAAATGTTTGTTCGTTACAAAAAAGAAATTGTTCATTTAGGGTTAGAAGATAACGACTTTGATAAAGACATTAATCCATTAGAAACTACAGGTGCTTACCTATCACCACAAGAGTTTAAAGAAGCTCTATTAGATGAAAATACAGTTGTTTTAGACACACGTAACGACTATGAATATGACTTAGGTCATTTCCGTGGTGCTATTCGCCCAGATATTCGTAATTTCCGCGAATTACCACAATGGGTACGCGACAACAAAGAAAAATTTATGGATAAACGTGTTGTTGTTTACTGTACGGGTGGTGTGCGTTGTGAAAAATTCTCTGGCTGGATGGTACGTGAAGGCTATAAAGATGTTGGTCAATTACACGGTGGTATTGCAACATACGGAAAAGATCCAGAAGTACAAGGCGAATTATGGGACGGTAAAATGTACGTCTTTGACGAACGCATTTCAGTAGATATTAACCATGTTAACCCAGTCATTATTGGTAAAGATTGGTTTGACGGTACACCATGTGAACGCTATGTAAACTGTGGAAATCCATACTGCAACCGTCAAATGTTGACATCTGTTGAAAATGAGCATAAATATTTACGTGGTTGCTCACACGAATGTCGTGTTCACCCACGCAACCGCTACGTTGAAGAAAACAACTTAACAGCAGAAGATGTGATTGCACGTTTAGCAGCAATCGGGGAAGAATTACCAACATTAGCATAA